The following are from one region of the Rissa tridactyla isolate bRisTri1 chromosome 10, bRisTri1.patW.cur.20221130, whole genome shotgun sequence genome:
- the PRICKLE2 gene encoding prickle-like protein 2 isoform X2 — MPLEMEKTVTKLMFDFQRNSTSDDDSGCALEEYAWVPPGLKPEQVHQYYSCLPEDKVPYVNSPGEKSRIKQLLHQLPPHDNEVRYCNSLDEEEKRELKLFSNQRKRENLGRGNVRPFPVTMTGAICEQCGGQINGGDMAVFASRAGHGICWHPPCFICSVCNELLVDLIYFYQDGKIYCGRHHAECLKPRCAACDEIIFADECTEAEGRHWHMKHFCCFECETVLGGQRYIMKDGRPYCCSCFESLYAEYCDTCAQHIGIDQGQMTYDGQHWHATETCFCCAQCKKSLLGRPFLPKQGQIFCSRACSVGDDPNGSDSSDSAFQSARAKESRRSAKIGKNKAKSEEGARSPCNQLQVTSNRLSTDVDPLSLQMDLLSLASQTPSLNREHLWRSRDELYHYGGKMEQSQSQSPLQLLSQCNIRTSYNPSQVPGSQPDLWAKHFSNPKRSSSLAMKGHGGSFIQDCREDYYSGRLRSQESYSDMSNQSFPETRGSLKVPKYEEEEDGGMPTPQCRTRHPINALKFTEDLTPTEQTPRGSMESLALSNATGLSADGGAKRQEHLSRFSMPDLSKDSGMNVSEKMSNMGTLNSSVQFRSAESVRSLLSVQQYQDMEPNLHDLASPLGYRERPSHGRMHQSFDYGSGVAGGKLGVQEGPRHAPMSERMRRRTNLRDDDRHYRPHRPRRSRRSRSDNALHLASEQCCRLKERPSLRAREDYDQFMHQRSCRETVEQGPRRDIYGHCPRTVSDLALQNHLGERWGPYFAEYDWCSTCSSSSESDNEGYFLGEPIPQPARLRYVTSEELLHKYGSYSMPKSSTLGGRGQLHSRKRQKSKNCIIS; from the exons GTGCACCAGTACTACAGCTGCCTGCCCGAGGACAAGGTCCCCTACGTCAACAGCCCGGGAGAAAAATCTCGCATAAAGCAGCTTTTGCACCAGCTGCCGCCGCATGACAATGAG GTCCGCTATTGCAATTCGTTGgatgaggaggaaaagagggagcTCAAACTCTTCAGCAAccaaaggaagagggaaaatttaGGGAGAGGCAATGTCCGGCCGTTCCCTGTAACCATGACGGGAGCCATCTGTGAGCAG TGCGGCGGCCAGATCAACGGAGGAGACATGGCCGTCTTTGCCTCGCGAGCGGGGCATGGCATTTGCTGGCACCCTCCCTGCTTCATCTGCAGCGTCTGCAATGAGCTGCTGGTCGACCTGATCTACTTCTACCAAGATGGGAAGATCTACTGCGGCAGGCACCATGCTGAGTGCCTCAAGCCCCGCTGCGCCGCCTGCGACGAG ATAATTTTTGCTGACGAATGCACCGAGGCTGAAGGGCGGCACTGGCACATGAAGCACTTCTGCTGCTTTGAATGCGAGACGGTGCTGGGAGGGCAGAGGTACATCATGAAGGATGGCAGGCCCTACTGCTGCAGCTGCTTCGAATCCCTCTACGCCGAGTACTGTGACACCTGCGCCCAGCACATCG GTATCGACCAGGGCCAGATGACGTACGACGGCCAGCACTGGCACGCCACCGAGACCTGCTTCTGCTGCGCACAGTGCAAGAAGTCCCTGCTGGGACGGCCCTTCCTGCCCAAGCAAGGGCAGATCTTCTGCTCCAGGGCCTGCAGCGTCGGCGACGACCCCAATGGCTCCGACTCCTCCGACTCGGCCTTCCAGAGCGCGCGGGCCAAGGAGTCCCGCCGCAGCGCCAAGATTGGCAAGAACAAGGCGAAAAGCGAGGAGGGGGCGCGCAGCCCATGCAACCAGCTGCAGGTCACCTCCAACCGCCTCTCCACCGACGTGGACCCGCTGTCCCTGCAGATGGATTTGCTGAGCCTGGCCAGCCAGACGCCGAGCCTCAacagggagcacttgtggaggaGCCGGGATGAGCTCTATCACTACGGGGGCAAAATGGAGCAAAGTCAGTCCCAAAGCCCtttgcagcttctcagccagtgcaACATAAGGACCTCCTATAACCCCAGCCAGGTCCCGGGCTCGCAGCCAGATTTATGGGCAAAACATTTCAGCAACCCAAAGAGGAGCTCCTCGCTGGCCATGAAGGGCCACGGTGGCAGCTTCATCCAGGACTGCAGAGAGGACTATTACTCGGGGAGGCTTCGCTCGCAGGAGAGCTACAGCGACATGTCCAACCAGAGCTTCCCCGAGACCAGGGGGAGTCTCAAAGTCCCCAAAtacgaagaggaggaggatggcgggATGCCGACGCCGCAGTGCCGCACCCGGCACCCCATCAACGCCCTCAAGTTCACAGAGGACCTGACGCCCACCGAGCAGACTCCCCGCGGCTCCATGGAGTCCCTCGCGCTCTCCAACGCAACAG GCCTCTCGGCAGACGGTGGAGCCAAGCGCCAGGAGCATCTCTCCAGGTTCTCCATGCCTGACCTGAGCAAAGACTCGGGCATGAACGTCTCAGAGAAGATGAGCAACATGGGGACGCTGAACTCCTCCGTGCAATTCCGAAGCGCCGAGTCGGTGCGCAGCCTGCTGTCGGTGCAGCAGTACCAGGACATGGAGCCCAACCTGCACGACCTGGCCAGCCCCCTCGGGTACCGAGAGCGGCCGTCGCACGGGCGGATGCACCAGAGCTTCGACTATGGTAGCGGGGTGGCTGGGGGCaagctgggggtgcaggagggccCAAGACATGCCCCCATGAGCGAGCGCATGCGCCGGCGAACTAACCTCCGGGATGACGACCGGCATTACCGCCCGCACCGGCCCCGGCGGTCTCGACGTTCCCGGTCGGATAACGCCCTGCACCTGGCCAGCGAGCAGTGCTGCCGGCTGAAGGAGAGACCCTCGCTGCGAGCCAGGGAAGACTACGACCAGTTCATGCAccagaggagctgcagagagaCGGTGGAGCAGGGTCCCCGCAGGGACATCTATGGCCACTGTCCCCGGACGGTGTCGGATCTCGCCTTGCAGAACCACTTGGGCGAGAGATGGGGGCCCTACTTCGCCGAATACGACTGGTGTTCGACCTGCTCCTCTTCTTCGGAGTCCGACAACGAGGGCTATTTCCTCGGGGAGCCGATTCCCCAGCCCGCCCGCCTCCGGTACGTGACCAGCGAGGAGCTCCTGCACAAGTACGGCTCGT
- the PRICKLE2 gene encoding prickle-like protein 2 isoform X3: protein MLYKCKVHQYYSCLPEDKVPYVNSPGEKSRIKQLLHQLPPHDNEVRYCNSLDEEEKRELKLFSNQRKRENLGRGNVRPFPVTMTGAICEQCGGQINGGDMAVFASRAGHGICWHPPCFICSVCNELLVDLIYFYQDGKIYCGRHHAECLKPRCAACDEIIFADECTEAEGRHWHMKHFCCFECETVLGGQRYIMKDGRPYCCSCFESLYAEYCDTCAQHIGIDQGQMTYDGQHWHATETCFCCAQCKKSLLGRPFLPKQGQIFCSRACSVGDDPNGSDSSDSAFQSARAKESRRSAKIGKNKAKSEEGARSPCNQLQVTSNRLSTDVDPLSLQMDLLSLASQTPSLNREHLWRSRDELYHYGGKMEQSQSQSPLQLLSQCNIRTSYNPSQVPGSQPDLWAKHFSNPKRSSSLAMKGHGGSFIQDCREDYYSGRLRSQESYSDMSNQSFPETRGSLKVPKYEEEEDGGMPTPQCRTRHPINALKFTEDLTPTEQTPRGSMESLALSNATGLSADGGAKRQEHLSRFSMPDLSKDSGMNVSEKMSNMGTLNSSVQFRSAESVRSLLSVQQYQDMEPNLHDLASPLGYRERPSHGRMHQSFDYGSGVAGGKLGVQEGPRHAPMSERMRRRTNLRDDDRHYRPHRPRRSRRSRSDNALHLASEQCCRLKERPSLRAREDYDQFMHQRSCRETVEQGPRRDIYGHCPRTVSDLALQNHLGERWGPYFAEYDWCSTCSSSSESDNEGYFLGEPIPQPARLRYVTSEELLHKYGSYSMPKSSTLGGRGQLHSRKRQKSKNCIIS from the exons ATGCTCTATAAATGCAAA GTGCACCAGTACTACAGCTGCCTGCCCGAGGACAAGGTCCCCTACGTCAACAGCCCGGGAGAAAAATCTCGCATAAAGCAGCTTTTGCACCAGCTGCCGCCGCATGACAATGAG GTCCGCTATTGCAATTCGTTGgatgaggaggaaaagagggagcTCAAACTCTTCAGCAAccaaaggaagagggaaaatttaGGGAGAGGCAATGTCCGGCCGTTCCCTGTAACCATGACGGGAGCCATCTGTGAGCAG TGCGGCGGCCAGATCAACGGAGGAGACATGGCCGTCTTTGCCTCGCGAGCGGGGCATGGCATTTGCTGGCACCCTCCCTGCTTCATCTGCAGCGTCTGCAATGAGCTGCTGGTCGACCTGATCTACTTCTACCAAGATGGGAAGATCTACTGCGGCAGGCACCATGCTGAGTGCCTCAAGCCCCGCTGCGCCGCCTGCGACGAG ATAATTTTTGCTGACGAATGCACCGAGGCTGAAGGGCGGCACTGGCACATGAAGCACTTCTGCTGCTTTGAATGCGAGACGGTGCTGGGAGGGCAGAGGTACATCATGAAGGATGGCAGGCCCTACTGCTGCAGCTGCTTCGAATCCCTCTACGCCGAGTACTGTGACACCTGCGCCCAGCACATCG GTATCGACCAGGGCCAGATGACGTACGACGGCCAGCACTGGCACGCCACCGAGACCTGCTTCTGCTGCGCACAGTGCAAGAAGTCCCTGCTGGGACGGCCCTTCCTGCCCAAGCAAGGGCAGATCTTCTGCTCCAGGGCCTGCAGCGTCGGCGACGACCCCAATGGCTCCGACTCCTCCGACTCGGCCTTCCAGAGCGCGCGGGCCAAGGAGTCCCGCCGCAGCGCCAAGATTGGCAAGAACAAGGCGAAAAGCGAGGAGGGGGCGCGCAGCCCATGCAACCAGCTGCAGGTCACCTCCAACCGCCTCTCCACCGACGTGGACCCGCTGTCCCTGCAGATGGATTTGCTGAGCCTGGCCAGCCAGACGCCGAGCCTCAacagggagcacttgtggaggaGCCGGGATGAGCTCTATCACTACGGGGGCAAAATGGAGCAAAGTCAGTCCCAAAGCCCtttgcagcttctcagccagtgcaACATAAGGACCTCCTATAACCCCAGCCAGGTCCCGGGCTCGCAGCCAGATTTATGGGCAAAACATTTCAGCAACCCAAAGAGGAGCTCCTCGCTGGCCATGAAGGGCCACGGTGGCAGCTTCATCCAGGACTGCAGAGAGGACTATTACTCGGGGAGGCTTCGCTCGCAGGAGAGCTACAGCGACATGTCCAACCAGAGCTTCCCCGAGACCAGGGGGAGTCTCAAAGTCCCCAAAtacgaagaggaggaggatggcgggATGCCGACGCCGCAGTGCCGCACCCGGCACCCCATCAACGCCCTCAAGTTCACAGAGGACCTGACGCCCACCGAGCAGACTCCCCGCGGCTCCATGGAGTCCCTCGCGCTCTCCAACGCAACAG GCCTCTCGGCAGACGGTGGAGCCAAGCGCCAGGAGCATCTCTCCAGGTTCTCCATGCCTGACCTGAGCAAAGACTCGGGCATGAACGTCTCAGAGAAGATGAGCAACATGGGGACGCTGAACTCCTCCGTGCAATTCCGAAGCGCCGAGTCGGTGCGCAGCCTGCTGTCGGTGCAGCAGTACCAGGACATGGAGCCCAACCTGCACGACCTGGCCAGCCCCCTCGGGTACCGAGAGCGGCCGTCGCACGGGCGGATGCACCAGAGCTTCGACTATGGTAGCGGGGTGGCTGGGGGCaagctgggggtgcaggagggccCAAGACATGCCCCCATGAGCGAGCGCATGCGCCGGCGAACTAACCTCCGGGATGACGACCGGCATTACCGCCCGCACCGGCCCCGGCGGTCTCGACGTTCCCGGTCGGATAACGCCCTGCACCTGGCCAGCGAGCAGTGCTGCCGGCTGAAGGAGAGACCCTCGCTGCGAGCCAGGGAAGACTACGACCAGTTCATGCAccagaggagctgcagagagaCGGTGGAGCAGGGTCCCCGCAGGGACATCTATGGCCACTGTCCCCGGACGGTGTCGGATCTCGCCTTGCAGAACCACTTGGGCGAGAGATGGGGGCCCTACTTCGCCGAATACGACTGGTGTTCGACCTGCTCCTCTTCTTCGGAGTCCGACAACGAGGGCTATTTCCTCGGGGAGCCGATTCCCCAGCCCGCCCGCCTCCGGTACGTGACCAGCGAGGAGCTCCTGCACAAGTACGGCTCGT